In Prosthecochloris sp. GSB1, the following proteins share a genomic window:
- a CDS encoding OsmC family protein — protein MSNTMIITSGGGKKVNAEYRGFTIETDQSERNGGEGSAPEPFSLFLASIGTCAGIYVFSFCQQRGIPTEGVRIVQNHHRKEEGAGIGKISIDIEVPEDFPEKYRDALVKAANLCAVKKHIQDPPVFEVVTKVAGT, from the coding sequence ATGAGCAATACCATGATCATCACTTCCGGAGGCGGCAAGAAGGTCAACGCCGAATACCGGGGCTTTACCATCGAAACAGACCAGTCCGAACGCAACGGCGGAGAAGGATCGGCGCCCGAACCGTTTTCGCTGTTCCTCGCCTCGATCGGCACCTGCGCCGGGATCTATGTTTTCTCTTTCTGTCAGCAGCGCGGTATCCCGACCGAGGGCGTGCGCATCGTTCAGAACCACCATCGCAAAGAGGAGGGTGCGGGTATCGGAAAGATATCTATCGATATCGAGGTGCCGGAAGATTTTCCGGAAAAATACCGCGACGCTCTCGTCAAGGCGGCGAATCTTTGCGCCGTCAAAAAGCATATCCAGGACCCGCCTGTTTTCGAGGTTGTGACAAAAGTGGCCGGGACCTGA